DNA sequence from the Candidatus Zixiibacteriota bacterium genome:
AACATTCCCTGTTTGCGCCAGCTGATTGATATATTCATGATAAGCCGCCTCAGCTTTTTCCGTTTGGCAGTCTCGCACAACCTGATCTCGAACGCTTTCAAATGCGGCATCGTCATATTTGTCACTTCGGTGGGCAGTGTAATAATTCTGAATGTCAACATTATCGATCTGAATTTTTTGCATGATCTTATTTTTGGCAAACTGATCGACAAGCATTTTCTTAACAAGTTGATCGCGTGCTCGCACAAACTCAGGATTGACATCCAGTTGCTCGCGCAATGCGGCATCGTAAAGAAGCTCAACCCCCACATACTGCCGCAGGAAGTTCTTTTTCTCCTCACTTGCAATTAGCTGGCTCTGAATTTCCGGAGGAAGACTTTGTATTTGATTGTCTATTTCAGAAAGAGAAATTGAGCGCTGCCCCCAGCGCGCGACTATCGGGTCATTTTCTGCCCTTGGCTGTTGATCAACTGAAACCATAGTCGTCAGTTCGCGTTTTGCATCAAGCAGACGCCCGCTCTTCTCCAGAGCCGTTATTAAATTCTTCGAGGCTTCAGCAATAAATGGCCCCTCGGGTGAACATGACCTTGCCCTCAGATAATAAGCCGAGGCCTGATCATAGTCTTTGAGGTCGTCAAAATATATTTTGCCTATCAGGTAGTTAATATTCCCCTGTTGCTCGTTGGTCAGATTGCCCTTTATAAGCACAAGCTGATATTCTTCTATTGCGGAAGAAAAGAGTTTGTTGTCCCTCAGTTCTCCGGCTATTGTTTTATGGCGTTCAAGATCGGCCTCGGTGTTGTTCCCTCTACAGGAACTGATAGATGTCAATGCGGCAAAGAGTATAAGCAGATTCCGACAACTGACCAAAACCATCCTTATTTTTCTTTTCCTATATGCGTTCAATGGCGTTTCTCCCTCATTTTAAAAAAACCTACCAACGGGACGATATATGATTCGTTGGTGCGGATATCCACAAAATCCATATTGATAACCTGAAAACCCCTTTTCAGGTTCTTATTATCTTCCGCAGCCCGGCGCGAGAATTCTTTTCTGAACTCACGCGACCCGGTATCAATGAGCACCACTTCGCCAGTCTCGGCGTCCTCAAGCTCGATGAGTCCAACATCCTCAAAACTGCTCTCGCGCGGATCGGAAACCCTTATCGCGATGATATCATGCTTCTTGTTGGCTATCTGCAAGGGCTTAATAAAACCCTGAGACAGGAAGTCCGAAATAAGAAAGACAACTGATTTTCGTCGTATGACGCGGTTGAAGTATTCAAGTGCGCCGTTGACATCAGTTCCCTTTCCCTCGGGCTGAAAATAGAGAATTTCACGAATAATCCGAAGCACGTGTCCACGCCCTTTCTTGGGCGGTACAAATTTTTCAATCCTATCCGTAAAAATAATCAAGCCTACTTTATCGTTATTCTTGATAGCGGAAAAAGCAAGCAAGGCGCACAATTCAGCGGCCGTATCGCTTTTGAAGCGGTCGCGGGTTCCGAATTTGCCAGAAGACGAGGCATCGACCAAAAGCACAACCGAGAGCTCCCTCTCTTCTCTGAATTTCTTGATATGCGCGAAACCCGTGCGCGCCGTCACGTTCCAGTCTATAAGCCGAATGTCATCGCCGGGATAATACTCTCGCACCTCTTCGAACTCCATCCCTTGTCCTTTGAAGGTGGAATGATATTCACCCGAAAAGAGATCATTGACCAATCTCTTCGTGCGAATTTCGATACGACGGATTTTTTTCAGTATTTCGCGGGGTATCATAGCTCAGACGACCGTTATGGAACCTCAATAGCGTCGAAAATGCGTTGAACTATTTTATCCGATGTCACTTCTTCGGCTTCCGCTTCGTAGGTGAGGATAACGCGGTGCCTGAGCACATCCGGGCCGATTGCTTTTACATCTTCTGGAGTTATATAGCCGCGCCCTTTGATGAAGGCATGGGCTTTTGCCGCCAAATTTAAATAAATTGTAGCTCTCGGCGACGCGCCAAAGGATATGAGGTCTTTTAGGTCAGAGAGACCGTATTTCTGTGGCTCGCGCGTTGCGAAGATAATGTTCACAATATATTCTTTTACTTTCTCATCAACATAGATCGAACGAACAACATCGCGCGCTCGAATAATATCTGCAGGGCTTATGACCCGTTTGACTTCAAAGTGGTGTACTGCCGTATTGCGGTCCATAATTATCCGTTCTTCGGCAGGGGTCGGGTATGTAATCTTTAGCATAAACATGAACCGGTCAATTTGGGCCTCTGGGAGCGGATACGTCCCTTCCTGCTCGATTGGATTCTGAGTGGCCAGGACAAGAAACGGTTCGTCGAGGGGATAGGTCGTGTCGCCGATAGTAACCTGTCGCTCTTGCATAGCTTCCAATAGCGCGGACTGAACTTTGGCGGGAGCGCGGTTTATCTCATCGGCAAGGATAATATTTGCAAAAACCGGCCCCCGTTTGACAGTGAACTCTGCCTTCTGAGGGTTATAAATCATCGTGCCGATGAGGTCAGCAGGAAGCAAATCCGGCGTGAATTGGATGCGATGAAACTTCACTTGAATGGCATCGGCAAGGGTTTTCACTGCGAGCGTTTTGGCAAGACCCGGAACTCCCTCAATAAGGATATGTCCGTTGGCAAGAATCCCCATCATAAGGCGTTCAATGAGATATTTCTGTCCGACGATGACAGAACTCAACTCGCTCGTGAGCCGTTCGACAAACGAAGCCTCTTTTTCTACTGTTGCCTGAATCTGCTGGATGTCAAACTCCATCATTCCTCCATCTATTCACTGTTAATGAGCCGTTGTTTCAAAAAGCGACCGAACTTCAGCCTCAAGGCGTATCACATCGCCGGGGGCAGGCGCAACCGGGGAAAATTTCTGTCTTTGTGCCTGAAGGAGCCAAGCCCCAATCTTTTCTTTGTAAGCAGGGGGCATATCGCTTGTGTCTATAAACCGAACGATGTCCTCTGTCGGGCGA
Encoded proteins:
- a CDS encoding MoxR family ATPase — translated: MEFDIQQIQATVEKEASFVERLTSELSSVIVGQKYLIERLMMGILANGHILIEGVPGLAKTLAVKTLADAIQVKFHRIQFTPDLLPADLIGTMIYNPQKAEFTVKRGPVFANIILADEINRAPAKVQSALLEAMQERQVTIGDTTYPLDEPFLVLATQNPIEQEGTYPLPEAQIDRFMFMLKITYPTPAEERIIMDRNTAVHHFEVKRVISPADIIRARDVVRSIYVDEKVKEYIVNIIFATREPQKYGLSDLKDLISFGASPRATIYLNLAAKAHAFIKGRGYITPEDVKAIGPDVLRHRVILTYEAEAEEVTSDKIVQRIFDAIEVP
- a CDS encoding DUF58 domain-containing protein → MIPREILKKIRRIEIRTKRLVNDLFSGEYHSTFKGQGMEFEEVREYYPGDDIRLIDWNVTARTGFAHIKKFREERELSVVLLVDASSSGKFGTRDRFKSDTAAELCALLAFSAIKNNDKVGLIIFTDRIEKFVPPKKGRGHVLRIIREILYFQPEGKGTDVNGALEYFNRVIRRKSVVFLISDFLSQGFIKPLQIANKKHDIIAIRVSDPRESSFEDVGLIELEDAETGEVVLIDTGSREFRKEFSRRAAEDNKNLKRGFQVINMDFVDIRTNESYIVPLVGFFKMREKRH